A section of the Dromaius novaehollandiae isolate bDroNov1 chromosome 6, bDroNov1.hap1, whole genome shotgun sequence genome encodes:
- the LBX1 gene encoding transcription factor LBX1: protein MTSKEEPKPSSGEERRRSPLDHLPPPANSNKPLTPFSIEDILSKPSVRRSYTLCGAAHLLAAPDKHPPAALPLSGRALLSQTSPLCALEELASKTFKGLEVSVLQAAEGRDGMTIFGQRQTPKKRRKSRTAFTNHQIYELEKRFLYQKYLSPADRDQIAQQLGLTNAQVITWFQNRRAKLKRDLEEMKADVESAKKLGPNPAVDIVALAELEPSAEGRGKARPGSPPPPAAAAAAREPGAAPPRPASPPTERPRSRRDSEDEEEEEEEDVEIDVDD, encoded by the exons atgACTTCCAAAGAAGAGCCCAAGCCCTCCTCGGGGGAAGAGCGGCGGCGGAGCCCCTTGGACCACCTCCCCCCGCCGGCCAACTCCAACAAGCCCCTCACCCCCTTCAGCATAGAGGACATCCTCAGCAAGCCCTCGGTGCGGAGGAGTTACACCCTCTGCGGAGCGGCCCACCTCCTCGCGGCGCCGGACAAGCatcccccggccgcgctgccgctctCCGGGCGGGCGCTGCTCTCGCAGACCTCGCCGCTCTGCGCCCTGGAGGAGCTGGCCAGCAAGACCTTCAAGGGGCTCGAAGTGAGCGTGCTGCAGGCGGCCGAAG GCAGAGACGGGATGACCATCTTCGGGCAGCGGCAGACGCCCAAGAAGCGTCGGAAGTCGCGGACGGCCTTCACCAACCACCAGATCTACGAGCTGGAGAAGCGCTTCCTCTACCAGAAGTACCTGTCGCCGGCGGACCGGGACCAGATCGCGCAGCAGCTGGGGCTCACCAACGCCCAGGTCATCACCTGGTTCCAGAACCGCCGCGCCAAGCTCAAGCGCGACCTGGAGGAGATGAAGGCCGACGTGGAGTCGGCCAAGAAGCTGGGCCCCAACCCCGCCGTGGACATCGTGGCCCTGGCCGAGCTGGAGCCCAGCGCCGAGGGCCGGGGCAAGGCgcggcccggctccccgccgccccccgccgccgccgccgccgcccgggagcccggcgccgcgccgccccgccccgcctcgccccccacagagcggccccgcagccgccgggacagcgaggacgaggaggaggaggaggaggaggacgtgGAGATCGACGTGGATGACTGa